A genomic region of Arachis hypogaea cultivar Tifrunner chromosome 5, arahy.Tifrunner.gnm2.J5K5, whole genome shotgun sequence contains the following coding sequences:
- the LOC112803962 gene encoding uncharacterized protein: MTENTRLQTLQATISRLTEQSDGYIEQFASHTQRIGSLQEQFAQHLAEFLRRGPSSPVFGHPQQMKVDFPRFSGAEDVSQWIYRVERFFLIYDIPEDQRLDLMAVNLEGRALAWFQMWERLEPMADWLAISTALQKQFGPSHFENPREEPLKLKQSTTVNAYFESFNDLAARVYGLDDALLLDCFVGGLHPELKREVKARSPIFLLQAVSLAKLFKEKFLPHTQRWRFAVAQTLQPPARPTTTLAPKPLTTVSPAQPLPQNPPLLPTPPKPNTMHKLTSIEIQFRQEKGICFTCDERYSPSHKCASKHYFLIQTVEKVPTDQDSAIEISEVDQIPPVLAEDRVEPLHLSYNAMAGIPARRSIRFRGLVHGRDIRVLMDGGSSDNFIHPALVRRLAVPVHHSPRFKVEVGNDALLQCEGKVRDLPISIQDHLLLISAFVLPIASEELVLKDIWLKTLATHLVNYREKFITFMVGAEMVTLQGEKDANPAPAQFHQLRHLHIRDEIMERYTLQLHEPVTDTPPLLELPSDLVPNLATILRDYSVVFQVPKGLPPPRVHDHTITLLPDTTPIKVRPYRYHHRQKAEIE; the protein is encoded by the coding sequence ATGACAGAGAATACGCGTCTCCAAACATTGCAAGCTACAATTTCTCGTTTAACCGAGCAATCGGATGGCTACATCGAGCAATTCGCCTCTCACACACAAAGAATTGGTTCGTTACAGGAGCAGTTTGCCCAGCACTTGGCAGAATTCCTGAGACGCGGACCGTCCTCCCCTGTCTTTGGCCACCCTCAGCAGATGAAAGTGGATTTCCCTCGTTTCTCTGGCGCGGAGGATGTCTCCCAATGGATTTATCGCGTGGAACGCTTCTTCCTGATCTATGATATCCCGGAGGACCAACGATTGGATCTGATGGCCGTCAATTTGGAGGGCCGGGCCCTTGCTTGGTTTCAGATGTGGGAGAGACTCGAACCTATGGCTGATTGGCTTGCCATCTCCACTGCCTTGCAAAAGCAATTCGGGCCGTCCCATTTTGAAAACCCCCGAGAGGAGCCACTGAAATTGAAACAATCCACCACGGTGAATGCTTACTTTGAATCCTTTAACGACCTAGCCGCCCGTGTATATGGCTTAGATGATGCTTTGCTTTTGGATTGCTTTGTGGGTGGTCTTCATCCGGAATTGAAACGGGAGGTGAAAGCCCGTTCACCGATCTTTTTGTTGCAAGCGGTTTCTCTTGCCAAATTGTTCAAGGAAAAGTTTCTGCCCCACACCCAACGCTGGCGTTTTGCCGTTGCTCAGACACTGCAACCGCCGGCTCGACCTACCACCACCCTAGCCCCAAAACCACTCACTACTGTTTCCCCTGCACAACCACTGCCTCAAAATCCTCCACTGCTTCCCACCCCTCCAAAGCCTAACACAATGCACAAATTAACCTCGATAGAGATACAGTTTCGGCAAGAAAAAGGCATATGTTTTACCTGTGACGAGCGTTATTCCCCTTCCCATAAATGTGCTTCCAAGCACTATTTTCTTATCCAAACTGTAGAGAAAGTCCCTACTGATCAGGACTCTGCAATTGAAATTTCTGAAGTGGACCAAATCCCGCCGGTACTAGCTGAGGACAGGGTCGAGCCCCTCCACCTTTCGTACAATGCCATGGCCGGCATCCCTGCCCGACGGTCGATTAGGTTCCGCGGTCTGGTGCACGGCAGGGACATCCGCGTACTCATGGATGGTGGCAGCTCGGATAACTTCATTCACCCGGCTTTGGTTCGACGCCTGGCAGTGCCCGTTCATCATTCCCCAAGATTCAAGGTTGAGGTGGGCAATGATGCTTTGCTCCAATGCGAGGGTAAGGTTCGTGATTTACCTATTTCCATTCAGGATCATTTGCTCCTTATATCGGCTTTCGTACTTCCCATTGCTAGTGAGGAGCTGGTTTTAAAGGATATTTGGCTTAAGACACTCGCCACCCATTTGGTAAATTACAGGGAAAAATTCATTACCTTCATGGTTGGGGCTGAAATGGTTACTTTGCAGGGTGAAAAAGATGCCAACCCGGCCCCGGCACAATTTCATCAGTTACGGCATTTGCACATAAGAGATGAGATTATGGAAAGGTATACACTCCAGCTCCATGAACCGGTTACAGACACCCCTCCTCTTTTGGAATTACCTTCTGATTTGGTGCCCAACTTGGCTACTATATTACGGGATTACTCAGTTGTTTTTCAGGTTCCAAAAGGCTTGCCCCCGCCGAGAGTACATGATCACACCATTACCTTGTTGCCCGACACGACGCCTATTAAGGTCCGCCCTTATCGATATCATCATAGGCAAAAGGCTGAGATTGAGTAG